A region of Candidatus Binatia bacterium DNA encodes the following proteins:
- a CDS encoding methyltransferase domain-containing protein yields MRRPVTTGSRLRAGERCPAILLAACLILRAAHPAFAGPATPTSGHHHRDHATVRHSFDDVRHWQSVFDDPARDAWQKPGELVGALQIRPGMTVADIGAGTGYFSRYLATAVGDAGTVFAVDPEPRLVAHLRERAEQEGTGQVIPVLGSPDNPRLPAGAVDLVLIVNTLHHIDGRTDYFRRLQRALKPGGRIAVVDFKKEPLPVGPPPEHKLAPEQAIDEFSRAGYQLVDRPELLPYQYVLVFAPTGSALPPPTAGR; encoded by the coding sequence ATGAGGCGGCCGGTAACAACGGGATCGAGACTGCGGGCCGGCGAGCGCTGCCCGGCGATCCTGTTGGCGGCGTGTCTAATCCTGCGGGCGGCGCACCCCGCGTTTGCGGGTCCCGCAACGCCGACTTCGGGGCACCACCATCGTGACCACGCCACCGTGCGGCACTCGTTCGACGACGTGCGGCACTGGCAGTCGGTCTTCGACGATCCCGCCCGCGACGCATGGCAGAAGCCCGGCGAGCTGGTCGGCGCCCTGCAAATACGTCCGGGGATGACCGTCGCCGACATTGGCGCCGGCACCGGGTATTTCAGCCGTTATCTCGCTACCGCCGTCGGTGACGCCGGCACGGTGTTCGCCGTCGACCCCGAGCCGAGGCTGGTCGCGCACCTGCGAGAACGAGCCGAACAGGAGGGGACCGGTCAGGTCATCCCGGTGCTCGGCTCGCCGGACAATCCCCGGCTACCTGCCGGTGCGGTGGACCTGGTGCTGATCGTCAACACCCTGCACCACATCGACGGGCGTACCGACTATTTCCGGCGGCTGCAACGTGCGCTCAAACCGGGAGGGCGCATCGCCGTCGTCGACTTCAAGAAAGAGCCGCTGCCGGTCGGTCCACCCCCGGAACACAAGCTCGCTCCCGAACAGGCGATCGACGAATTCAGCCGGGCCGGCTATCAGCTCGTCGATCGCCCCGAACTATTACCGTACCAGTACGTTCTGGTGTTCGCCCCAACCGGATCGGCACTTCCGCCCCCGACGGCGGGAAGATAA
- a CDS encoding galactosyldiacylglycerol synthase, which yields MIELRDKESGSTLGTISDQQLEFLRDQLEEESPEDDDYYIDRATLDMLEEQGADRDLLDLLKRALGGREDMEIQWSRQ from the coding sequence ATGATCGAACTTAGAGACAAGGAAAGCGGCAGTACGCTGGGAACGATTTCGGACCAACAACTCGAGTTCCTCCGCGATCAGCTCGAGGAGGAATCCCCGGAAGACGACGATTATTACATCGACAGGGCGACGCTGGACATGCTCGAAGAGCAGGGCGCCGATCGGGACCTGCTCGACCTGCTCAAACGCGCGCTAGGCGGTCGCGAGGATATGGAAATCCAGTGGTCGCGGCAGTGA
- a CDS encoding crotonase/enoyl-CoA hydratase family protein codes for MRIERDGPVFTVVLSRPERRNAVDRDTAQALADAFREFDADRNALVAVLFGAGGTFCAGADLKAVAEGRGNVVREDGDGPMGPTRMRLSKPVIAAVAGYAVAGGLELAVWCDLRVVERSAQFGVFCRRWGVPLIDGGTVRLPRIVGMGRALDMILTGRPVGAEEALRIGLADRIVDDGQARIAAEALAREVAAFPQRCMRADRLSAYEQAGFTVDEALQNELRRGVPVLASGESQAGATRFAGGAGRHGSFE; via the coding sequence GTGCGCATAGAACGGGACGGCCCCGTATTCACGGTGGTGTTGTCGCGTCCCGAACGGCGCAACGCGGTCGACCGTGACACGGCGCAGGCCCTGGCCGATGCGTTTCGCGAGTTCGACGCGGACCGCAACGCGCTGGTGGCAGTGCTTTTCGGTGCCGGCGGTACATTCTGTGCCGGAGCGGACCTCAAGGCCGTGGCCGAAGGCCGCGGCAATGTCGTTCGGGAGGACGGCGACGGCCCGATGGGTCCAACAAGGATGCGTCTGAGCAAACCCGTCATCGCGGCCGTTGCCGGCTACGCCGTGGCGGGCGGATTGGAACTCGCCGTTTGGTGCGACCTGCGCGTGGTGGAGCGGAGTGCACAGTTCGGGGTGTTCTGCCGCCGCTGGGGGGTGCCGCTTATCGACGGCGGCACGGTGCGGCTGCCGCGGATCGTCGGTATGGGCAGAGCCCTCGATATGATCCTTACCGGACGGCCCGTGGGCGCCGAAGAAGCGCTGCGGATCGGCCTTGCGGACCGCATCGTCGACGACGGCCAGGCCCGCATCGCCGCCGAGGCTTTGGCCCGCGAGGTCGCCGCCTTCCCCCAGCGTTGCATGCGCGCCGACCGGCTGTCGGCGTACGAACAGGCAGGCTTTACCGTCGACGAGGCTCTGCAAAACGAACTGCGCCGTGGCGTGCCGGTGCTGGCCAGCGGGGAATCGCAGGCCGGCGCAACGCGCTTCGCCGGCGGCGCCGGCCGGCACGGGAGTTTCGAATGA
- a CDS encoding D-2-hydroxyacid dehydrogenase — MPRLLANPAFVHDYGHRLAAVCAAHGLDLDPLSLPPDPEATLDDDTLATIDVACCTDDFVENSPATRRFLGCALRAPNLRWMHLPNAGVDHPVFGWFLDRGVRLTTSSGANAEPIAHTAIAALLMLARGFPHWLGAQRRHAWAPHPEANPPRDLRGQTLVIVGLGAIGNRAARIARALGLHVVGVRRHPRTEHDAVDELLPPNALPDLLPRADWLLLTCPLTDATRGIIDRAALARLPAHACVLNVARGPVIDQPALIAALQAGRLGGAYLDVFETEPLPADSPLWAMPNVIVTPHDSSVSSGNRARVSELFLDNLSRWARNEPLVNQVGER, encoded by the coding sequence ATGCCGAGACTCCTCGCCAACCCTGCCTTCGTCCACGACTACGGCCACCGCCTTGCGGCCGTTTGCGCCGCTCACGGTCTCGATCTCGACCCGCTCAGCCTGCCTCCCGACCCGGAAGCAACGCTCGACGACGACACCCTGGCGACAATCGACGTGGCCTGCTGCACGGACGATTTCGTCGAGAACTCCCCCGCCACCCGTCGCTTCCTCGGTTGCGCCCTGCGGGCCCCGAACCTGCGCTGGATGCACCTTCCCAACGCCGGTGTCGACCACCCCGTGTTCGGCTGGTTCCTCGATCGAGGCGTTCGTCTCACCACCTCGTCGGGCGCTAACGCCGAACCTATCGCGCACACGGCAATCGCAGCCCTGTTGATGCTCGCCCGCGGGTTCCCGCACTGGCTTGGCGCCCAGCGCCGACACGCCTGGGCGCCGCACCCGGAGGCTAACCCGCCCCGCGATCTCCGCGGGCAGACTCTCGTCATCGTCGGCCTCGGCGCCATCGGCAATCGCGCTGCCCGCATCGCCCGCGCGCTCGGACTGCACGTCGTCGGTGTCCGCCGCCACCCCCGTACCGAGCACGATGCGGTCGACGAACTCCTCCCCCCGAACGCCCTGCCCGACCTGCTGCCACGCGCCGACTGGCTGCTGCTCACCTGTCCACTGACCGATGCCACCCGCGGCATCATCGACCGCGCCGCGCTCGCGCGCCTGCCCGCACACGCATGCGTGCTCAACGTCGCTCGCGGACCCGTGATCGACCAGCCGGCTCTGATCGCCGCGCTGCAAGCAGGTCGTCTCGGAGGGGCCTATCTGGACGTTTTCGAGACCGAACCGCTGCCCGCCGACTCCCCGTTGTGGGCAATGCCGAACGTTATTGTCACCCCGCACGATTCCTCGGTGTCCTCCGGCAACCGCGCTCGGGTCAGCGAGTTGTTCCTCGATAACCTCTCCCGCTGGGCGCGAAACGAACCGCTCGTCAACCAGGTGGGCGAACGGTAA
- the arsM gene encoding arsenite methyltransferase, giving the protein MTTTEATGGEALREAVRKRYAGVAEGQSPPAAAERLARSIGYDTADLNAVPEGANLGLGCGNPVALASLRPGDVVLDLGSGAGFDALLAARAVGPSGRVIGVDMTPAMIEKARRNAATVGAANVEFRQGTIEALPVENDTVDIIISNCVINLSPEKSKVFAEAFRVLRPGGRLTISDLVALGELPESVRASLAAYVGCVAGVSLKDDYVRMLHAAGFDRVEFAGEKNAAAMLGVTSPEGAAAGCSDPMASEFIGDLIRSVPVPDLLEAARLVVSVQIAAHKS; this is encoded by the coding sequence ATGACCACGACTGAAGCAACTGGCGGAGAAGCCCTGCGCGAGGCGGTGCGGAAGCGATACGCGGGAGTCGCTGAAGGGCAAAGTCCCCCCGCGGCGGCCGAGCGGTTGGCGCGCTCGATCGGCTACGACACGGCAGACCTCAACGCGGTACCGGAGGGCGCGAACCTCGGCCTCGGGTGCGGCAACCCGGTGGCGTTGGCGTCGCTCAGGCCCGGCGATGTCGTGCTCGACCTCGGCTCGGGTGCCGGGTTCGACGCCTTACTGGCCGCGCGCGCGGTGGGGCCGTCGGGCCGCGTGATCGGTGTCGACATGACGCCGGCGATGATCGAGAAAGCGCGGCGTAACGCCGCAACCGTGGGTGCCGCCAACGTGGAGTTCCGCCAGGGTACGATCGAGGCGCTGCCCGTGGAGAACGACACGGTCGATATCATTATTTCGAACTGCGTAATCAACCTATCGCCCGAGAAATCGAAGGTGTTCGCCGAAGCCTTTCGGGTCCTTCGTCCCGGCGGCCGGTTGACGATTTCGGACCTGGTCGCGCTCGGCGAGCTGCCGGAGTCGGTGCGCGCGAGTCTGGCGGCTTACGTCGGCTGCGTGGCCGGCGTCAGCCTCAAGGACGATTACGTGCGCATGCTGCACGCCGCCGGCTTCGATCGCGTCGAGTTTGCCGGCGAGAAGAATGCCGCGGCCATGCTCGGAGTGACCTCTCCGGAAGGCGCGGCCGCGGGCTGTTCCGATCCGATGGCCTCGGAGTTCATTGGCGATCTGATCCGGAGCGTGCCGGTCCCGGATCTGCTCGAGGCGGCCCGGCTCGTCGTGAGCGTGCAGATCGCCGCGCACAAGTCGTAG
- a CDS encoding GFA family protein: MAELPVPGACLCGAVRFTVTPPTLFCAHCHCTLCRRAHGAGYVTWVGVFKEQFALGAGGDRLVQYHSSTHGTRSFCGVCGSSLFFTSMEYPHRVDVVLANLQGRMDREPEMHVFFDDRADWVRVDDGLPRFGGATGFEPLPAASGQ; the protein is encoded by the coding sequence ATGGCCGAACTTCCGGTGCCCGGTGCTTGCTTGTGCGGTGCCGTGCGTTTCACGGTCACGCCCCCGACGCTGTTCTGCGCGCACTGCCATTGCACCCTGTGCCGCCGCGCGCACGGGGCCGGCTACGTGACCTGGGTCGGTGTGTTCAAGGAGCAGTTTGCGCTCGGCGCGGGTGGCGACCGGTTAGTGCAGTACCACTCGTCGACGCACGGGACCCGCAGCTTCTGCGGCGTGTGCGGCAGCAGTCTCTTCTTCACGTCGATGGAGTATCCGCATCGGGTCGACGTCGTGCTCGCTAACTTGCAGGGGCGGATGGATCGCGAGCCCGAGATGCACGTCTTCTTCGACGATCGCGCCGACTGGGTACGCGTCGATGACGGGCTTCCGCGTTTCGGGGGTGCTACGGGCTTCGAGCCGCTGCCGGCGGCGTCCGGTCAGTAA
- a CDS encoding response regulator transcription factor, translating into MRVLVVEDEPKVASFLQRGLAAEGYAVDVAADGHAALSAAGAGSHDVLVVDIMLPGLDGIALTRALRERGCRVPILLLTARDTLADKVAGLDSGADDYLTKPFAFEELLARVRALLRRTSPPAPAVMTVADLRLDPVRREVTRSGRRIELSPREFALLEFFLRRPGQVLSRAVIAQHVWGVDFDTFTNVIDVYVNYLRKKVDADFDRKLLHTVRGVGYVLKDSGQ; encoded by the coding sequence ATGCGCGTCCTCGTCGTCGAAGACGAACCGAAGGTCGCCAGCTTCCTGCAACGGGGGCTGGCTGCCGAAGGCTACGCGGTCGACGTCGCCGCCGACGGACACGCCGCCCTCTCCGCCGCCGGCGCCGGTTCCCACGACGTCCTCGTCGTCGACATCATGCTTCCGGGTCTTGACGGCATAGCCCTCACGCGGGCCTTGCGCGAGCGCGGCTGCCGGGTACCCATCCTCCTGCTCACGGCCCGCGACACGCTGGCCGACAAGGTTGCCGGGCTCGACAGCGGCGCCGACGACTACCTCACCAAGCCCTTCGCCTTCGAGGAACTCCTGGCGCGGGTGCGCGCCCTGTTGCGGCGAACGTCGCCGCCGGCGCCCGCGGTGATGACCGTCGCCGACCTGCGCCTCGATCCCGTGCGCCGCGAAGTCACCCGCAGCGGCCGGCGCATCGAACTCTCGCCGCGCGAGTTCGCGCTGCTGGAGTTCTTCCTGCGCCGCCCCGGTCAGGTGCTCAGCCGCGCGGTCATCGCGCAGCACGTCTGGGGCGTCGATTTCGACACGTTCACCAACGTCATCGACGTCTACGTCAATTACCTGCGCAAGAAGGTCGACGCCGACTTCGACCGCAAGCTACTGCACACCGTTCGCGGCGTCGGCTACGTACTGAAGGACTCGGGGCAGTGA
- a CDS encoding ATP-binding protein, whose protein sequence is MTVWPHSLRARLVLWYSGILTATLAVLGALALVLLDRTLRSTVDASLQAMADTIERSAGSPSPFGPDLDRSLETLLGPALADRFFRLLDPLGRPDPRLEPRGRVQLPLTIEALRNAERARPTYETLALLGPGSGPVRLLTQPVVERGRVVRVVQVALPLAATELARSRFLLILLGLAPIALVAAALGGWFLARRALAPVDAMVDAARRIEADDLSRRLTAPPTDDELGRLGAVLNEMLARLERSFRTVRQFSADAAHELRTPLTVLKGELEVGLRTVAGQAPSSPSRPRDEEYRRVLGSCLEEVDRLTGLVDDMLLLARADSGAIALPREAVDLSALVADAEPGLRALAAAAGLTLTTTAPAPVLVSGYAPLLFRVVFNLGDNAIKYTPAGGHVIVGTEADPAGAVIFVADTGPGIAPDRQAHVFDRFYRGDPAHSRGGSGLGLAVVQAIVVAHGGNVTVDCAPERGTTFRVLLPPA, encoded by the coding sequence GTGACCGTGTGGCCGCATTCGCTGCGGGCCCGTCTGGTCCTGTGGTACTCGGGAATCCTCACCGCCACCCTGGCCGTCCTCGGCGCGCTTGCCCTCGTGCTGTTGGATCGTACCCTGCGGTCGACCGTCGACGCCTCCCTGCAAGCGATGGCCGACACCATCGAACGGTCGGCCGGCAGCCCGTCGCCGTTCGGACCCGATCTCGACCGTTCGCTGGAAACGCTGCTCGGCCCCGCCCTGGCCGACCGTTTCTTCCGTCTTCTCGACCCGCTAGGGCGCCCCGACCCGCGCCTGGAGCCGCGCGGGCGTGTCCAGCTTCCGCTCACCATCGAGGCGTTGCGTAATGCCGAACGCGCGCGGCCAACGTACGAAACCCTGGCCTTGCTCGGCCCAGGAAGCGGACCGGTGCGGCTGCTCACCCAGCCGGTGGTGGAGCGCGGTCGCGTAGTCCGCGTCGTCCAGGTGGCGTTGCCCCTGGCGGCTACGGAGTTGGCGCGTTCCCGATTTCTGCTGATCCTGCTCGGACTCGCGCCCATCGCGCTGGTGGCGGCAGCACTCGGCGGCTGGTTTCTGGCGCGGCGAGCGCTGGCCCCGGTCGACGCGATGGTCGATGCGGCGCGGCGAATCGAGGCCGACGATCTTTCCCGGCGCCTGACCGCACCGCCAACCGACGACGAGCTAGGGCGGCTCGGCGCGGTGTTGAACGAAATGCTGGCTCGCCTGGAACGCTCTTTCCGCACGGTCCGGCAGTTCAGCGCCGATGCCGCGCACGAACTGCGCACTCCGCTCACCGTGCTCAAGGGCGAGCTCGAGGTTGGCTTACGAACCGTGGCGGGACAGGCTCCGAGTTCGCCGTCACGGCCGCGGGACGAAGAGTATCGTCGCGTGCTCGGCAGTTGTCTGGAAGAAGTCGACCGCCTCACCGGACTCGTCGACGATATGCTCCTGTTGGCGCGCGCCGACAGCGGCGCGATCGCCCTGCCGCGAGAGGCCGTCGACCTGAGCGCGTTGGTCGCCGACGCCGAACCGGGTTTGCGCGCGCTCGCGGCGGCCGCCGGTCTGACCCTGACCACGACGGCCCCGGCACCCGTGCTGGTCAGTGGCTACGCGCCCCTTCTGTTTCGCGTCGTCTTCAACCTCGGCGACAACGCCATCAAGTATACGCCGGCGGGCGGCCACGTGATTGTCGGCACCGAGGCCGATCCCGCAGGGGCGGTCATCTTCGTCGCCGATACAGGCCCGGGCATTGCGCCCGACCGGCAAGCGCACGTCTTCGACCGCTTCTACCGCGGCGATCCCGCCCACAGCCGCGGCGGCAGCGGCCTCGGCCTCGCCGTCGTCCAGGCCATCGTCGTTGCCCATGGCGGTAACGTCACGGTCGACTGCGCCCCGGAACGCGGCACGACCTTCAGGGTTTTGCTGCCGCCGGCGTAA
- a CDS encoding LLM class F420-dependent oxidoreductase yields MKFGIMYANAGPFAFPESLLNLARTAEEVGVESLWSVEHVVIPVGYASRYPYNESGKLPGGEDIPIADPVLPLAYAAAVTRTLRLGTGIMILPQRHPIYVAKEMATLDVLSNGRAMLGVGIGWLEEEFQSIGVPFKQRAARTEESIRAIRSLWKPEPQPFAGKYYAWGPVQSQPKPMQQPGVPIVIGGHSEGAARRAARFGDGFFPARGPLDRLRTLLAIVRDECAALGRDPATIEVTAAETTADLDAVRRYQDLGVSRVVVAPPAFDPDGVRTGLHEFANKVIARI; encoded by the coding sequence ATGAAGTTCGGTATCATGTACGCCAACGCCGGCCCGTTTGCCTTTCCCGAATCGCTCTTGAACCTGGCGCGCACCGCCGAAGAGGTCGGCGTGGAGTCGCTGTGGTCCGTGGAGCACGTTGTCATCCCGGTCGGGTACGCGTCCCGGTATCCCTACAACGAGAGCGGCAAGCTCCCCGGAGGCGAGGACATCCCGATTGCCGACCCCGTCTTGCCGCTTGCGTACGCGGCGGCAGTGACCCGAACTCTGCGCCTCGGCACCGGGATCATGATTCTCCCGCAGCGGCATCCCATTTACGTCGCCAAGGAGATGGCGACGCTCGATGTCCTTTCGAACGGCCGCGCCATGCTCGGTGTCGGCATCGGTTGGCTCGAAGAGGAGTTCCAATCGATCGGCGTACCGTTCAAACAGCGGGCCGCGCGCACGGAGGAGTCGATCCGTGCGATTCGTTCCCTGTGGAAACCCGAGCCCCAGCCCTTCGCCGGCAAGTATTACGCATGGGGACCGGTTCAATCCCAACCGAAGCCAATGCAGCAGCCCGGCGTCCCCATCGTTATCGGCGGCCACTCCGAAGGCGCAGCGCGGCGCGCCGCACGGTTCGGCGACGGCTTCTTCCCCGCCCGCGGCCCCCTCGACCGCCTTCGCACCCTGCTTGCCATCGTGCGCGACGAGTGCGCCGCCCTGGGCCGCGACCCGGCTACCATCGAGGTGACGGCCGCCGAGACGACCGCCGACCTTGACGCGGTGCGCCGCTATCAGGACCTCGGGGTCTCCCGCGTGGTCGTGGCGCCCCCCGCCTTCGACCCCGACGGTGTCCGCACCGGTCTGCACGAATTCGCCAACAAGGTAATCGCCCGTATCTGA
- a CDS encoding SMP-30/gluconolactonase/LRE family protein — protein sequence MNERRQVLAEGFCFLEGPRWHEGRLFVSDMHADRVVAVDEEGRVEVVLDVPERPSGLGWLPDGRMLVVSMVNRQLLRCDPDGVRVHADLHGIATYHCNDMVVDAVGRAYVGNFGFDWEVRETPQPVALALVYPDGRVVRAAAGLSFPNGTVITPDGGTLIVAESFGACLTAFDIAADGTLVNRRVWASLDGVGPDGICLDAEGAVWVASPLSYEIVRVRQGGVVSHSIKFEQHPVACMLGGDGRLTLFVLTAPSLEREACRTARGARIETMRVDVPGAGWP from the coding sequence ATGAACGAAAGACGGCAGGTGCTGGCGGAGGGGTTCTGTTTCCTCGAAGGTCCGCGGTGGCACGAAGGCAGGCTGTTCGTCTCGGACATGCACGCCGACCGCGTGGTGGCGGTGGATGAGGAGGGCAGGGTCGAGGTAGTCCTGGACGTGCCTGAACGTCCGTCCGGCCTGGGCTGGTTGCCGGACGGCCGCATGCTCGTGGTGTCGATGGTCAATCGTCAGTTGCTGCGCTGCGATCCCGACGGCGTTCGTGTACACGCCGACCTTCACGGGATCGCTACCTACCACTGCAACGACATGGTGGTGGACGCGGTCGGGCGAGCCTACGTCGGCAATTTCGGGTTCGACTGGGAGGTGCGGGAGACGCCGCAGCCGGTGGCGCTGGCTCTGGTGTATCCGGACGGCCGGGTGGTGCGCGCCGCCGCCGGACTGTCGTTTCCGAACGGGACGGTCATAACGCCCGACGGCGGAACCCTGATCGTCGCCGAGTCCTTCGGTGCGTGCCTGACGGCCTTCGACATCGCCGCCGACGGCACGCTTGTGAATCGGCGTGTCTGGGCGTCGCTGGACGGTGTCGGTCCGGACGGCATTTGCCTCGATGCCGAGGGTGCCGTGTGGGTGGCGTCGCCGTTGAGCTACGAGATCGTGCGGGTCCGGCAGGGTGGCGTCGTGAGCCACAGTATCAAGTTCGAGCAGCATCCGGTCGCCTGTATGCTCGGCGGAGACGGTCGGCTGACTTTGTTCGTGTTGACGGCGCCGAGTCTCGAGCGCGAGGCGTGCCGAACGGCGCGCGGGGCGCGCATCGAGACGATGCGAGTAGACGTTCCCGGCGCCGGGTGGCCGTGA
- a CDS encoding DegQ family serine endoprotease, producing the protein MNRAKKLVAGTAAAAIVGFGGYALGESHGAGLYAATDGTEAASAVQAAEGSRSAPGALPSFATLAEQVAPSVVFIKSVGVQPTTGHGPGPHAQPFGENGPFPGFPFPMPPGPHGGFKRQGTGSGFIVRDDGLVVTNNHVVEGAKQITVTLKDGTEHEARIVGRDPKTDLAVLKIDPKDKLPAVSLGDSDSLRVGDWVMAIGNPFGLNNTVTAGIVSAKSRSIGAGPYDDFIQTDASINPGNSGGPLFNERGEAVGINTAIFSQSGGNIGIGFAIPINLARALLPELEAHGHVTRGWLGVTIQPVTPDLAKSLDLEKPTGALVADVTADGPAAAAGIKRGDVIVSFGGKKVAESRDLPSLVAATPVGKSVSVGIARGGKEQTVEVAVAKLADDTVAEADAPRGAKWGLALRDLTPEERRRAGLDDDEGVLVTNVAPESPAAEAGVEPGTIVLQVNQTPVGSVEALKAAVARNDGDRLLLLLKQGDHNRFAALTSDGGKG; encoded by the coding sequence ATGAACAGGGCAAAGAAATTAGTGGCTGGAACCGCGGCCGCGGCTATTGTCGGATTCGGCGGATATGCGCTCGGGGAGTCGCACGGCGCCGGCCTGTACGCCGCGACCGACGGCACGGAGGCGGCCTCGGCGGTTCAGGCTGCGGAGGGCAGCCGGTCCGCACCCGGAGCGCTCCCGTCGTTTGCGACCCTGGCCGAACAGGTCGCCCCCAGTGTCGTGTTCATCAAGTCAGTCGGGGTTCAGCCGACCACGGGTCACGGACCCGGTCCGCACGCGCAACCCTTCGGCGAAAACGGGCCGTTCCCCGGTTTTCCGTTCCCGATGCCTCCGGGACCGCACGGGGGATTCAAGCGCCAGGGCACCGGCTCCGGTTTCATCGTCCGCGACGACGGCCTCGTGGTCACCAACAACCATGTCGTCGAGGGAGCCAAACAGATCACGGTGACGCTGAAGGACGGCACGGAGCACGAAGCGCGCATCGTCGGGCGGGACCCGAAGACGGACCTCGCGGTGTTGAAGATAGACCCCAAGGACAAGCTGCCGGCGGTGAGCCTCGGCGACTCCGACTCGTTGCGCGTCGGCGACTGGGTGATGGCCATCGGCAATCCCTTCGGCCTGAACAACACCGTCACCGCGGGCATCGTCAGCGCGAAGAGTCGCAGCATTGGCGCCGGCCCCTATGACGATTTCATCCAGACCGACGCCTCGATCAATCCCGGCAACTCCGGTGGCCCGCTGTTCAACGAACGCGGCGAAGCGGTCGGCATCAACACGGCAATATTCAGTCAGAGCGGCGGCAACATCGGCATCGGTTTCGCCATTCCCATCAACCTTGCCAGGGCGCTGCTCCCCGAACTCGAAGCGCACGGCCACGTGACCCGCGGATGGCTCGGGGTGACCATCCAACCGGTAACCCCCGACCTGGCGAAATCGCTCGATCTGGAGAAGCCCACGGGTGCGTTGGTGGCGGATGTCACGGCCGACGGTCCGGCCGCCGCTGCCGGCATCAAACGCGGTGACGTCATCGTCAGCTTCGGCGGCAAGAAGGTCGCCGAGTCGCGCGACCTGCCGTCGCTGGTGGCCGCCACGCCCGTCGGCAAGTCGGTTTCCGTCGGCATCGCGCGCGGCGGCAAGGAACAGACGGTCGAGGTCGCGGTGGCCAAGCTCGCCGACGACACGGTTGCCGAGGCCGACGCCCCCAGGGGTGCGAAGTGGGGCCTGGCGCTGCGCGACCTCACACCGGAGGAGCGCCGCCGCGCCGGGCTGGACGACGACGAAGGTGTCCTCGTCACCAATGTCGCCCCGGAGAGCCCCGCGGCCGAGGCCGGCGTCGAACCCGGCACGATCGTCTTGCAGGTCAACCAGACCCCGGTCGGTTCGGTCGAGGCGCTGAAGGCTGCCGTGGCCAGGAACGACGGCGATCGCCTCCTGCTGCTCCTCAAGCAGGGCGACCACAATCGCTTCGCGGCGTTGACCAGCGACGGCGGAAAGGGGTGA
- a CDS encoding metalloregulator ArsR/SmtB family transcription factor: MWMRMDEAVRVFRALGDPARQKILGLLEGAGELCVSDVVREFDMAQPSVSHHLRILRDAGLVASEKRGKEVFYRIDAAALRKCCGLFFAKFECCRGLLRPAAVKGE; this comes from the coding sequence ATGTGGATGCGTATGGACGAGGCGGTGCGCGTGTTCCGCGCTCTCGGGGATCCGGCGCGGCAGAAGATCCTGGGACTGCTGGAAGGGGCCGGCGAGCTCTGCGTGAGCGACGTGGTGCGCGAATTCGACATGGCGCAACCGTCGGTGTCGCATCACCTGCGCATCCTTCGCGATGCCGGTCTGGTCGCCAGCGAGAAGCGTGGCAAGGAAGTGTTCTACCGCATCGATGCGGCCGCCCTGCGCAAGTGCTGCGGGCTGTTCTTTGCGAAATTCGAGTGCTGCCGTGGCTTGCTGCGGCCGGCGGCGGTGAAGGGCGAGTGA